Below is a window of Pogoniulus pusillus isolate bPogPus1 chromosome 2, bPogPus1.pri, whole genome shotgun sequence DNA.
TTCCCTTGGATTTCTTGTGAAACCCTCATGATTCTCAGTCATCCACCTCCACCAAGGTAATCTGATTTCAGCTTATGGAAAACAACTGCTAAAGCCTGTTTGCACTCCATCATTGCCAGAAACAGAAAAATTCAATTGCATTAAATGCCACAATCACAGCACATACCTGAAGGTATTctgtgcaggaaaaaaaaacttaccTTAGGCAGTGGTTTCTTCTGAACACAGTTTATACCTCCGATGAAGACCATATTGGGCATCACTGGCCTGACATACTCAAACACAAAGTCAAACCTCATAAGCCAAATGGAAGCAGAATTCAGGAGATCCAACAAGGATacatctctctgaagaacttctgagGAAAGCTTTCGTGCATCTTCATATAAACTGTTACAGTACTCAAGTTCCAAGAGATCAATCAGTGCATTTTCGACTCTCTGTAAAAATGTCATGTGGTCTGAGTTGAAGGAAAAGAGCCTTGGGATGTAGGAGAGAGGGCTTGGGCACTGTGTTGCTTTATAGTGTAAGCTGCAAGGAAATCCTCTCATGAAGAACACAGATGGAAGAGAAAGATAATTAGCAAGGATTGGTCCGCACATAGAAACAGGGTCTGTTAGGACAGCATCGAAGGCACTTTGGTTCAAGTACTGCAGggtctccttgctgctgaagaGGTCCCTGCACTGAGTAAAGAATATACGGAAAAAACGGTCTGAGCTCCTGTACATTGCTATTGCATTCATTGGGAAAGGCAGGTCACTCAGGTGAGCGGCAAGAGACTCACGAAAGGCATTGTCCACTTCTTCTAGCGGCAAAGACACTGGATGTGTTTTCACAGTGTAAGCCTGTGTCGTTTCCATCTGCCAGCTTACTTCTGGCGCTATCACCACCACCTCGTGTCCTCTCTCGGAGAGCTTTTCAACTACTTTCTGCATGCTAAGCCAGTGGcttcccaccatgggcaccaccaGGAGCTTCCCTCCATCTGAGAggccaggaaggaggaggacaAAAATCCAGGTACAGCAAAGCCTCCAAGTCATGGTCCTGTGGCCAGAGAATTGACTATGAAGACAGAGAAAAGAGCCTCCTCTTTCAGGCTGTAGGTTGGTTTGCTGCTTTTGAAGGAAGTTGATCCACTTATATGTTGAGTTGTGCTGATACATTATAATCTGTTAGTTAATGATTTACTGCTCTGtgatttagatttttttttttcattacatgTAAAAACAAATGCAGTGACCCTTTCCTGTGCCAAGCCACTGCAGTTCCTTGTGTTTGGGAGAGGAGTAGCTCCTCAACCTGCTAGTCAGATTTCTTATTCTTTTGATCTTTGATGTCTGTCTAAGCCTTAGTCAGAACAAGGAACACAACTACAATGCAAGCAATTCCAGCACCACAGTGACAAATGAAAACTGCCTCAGCAGATGTCTTTATTGTTGAGATGTGGATTTTAGAATACTTTCCTTGAGGACAGCAAACGAAGCACAACAGAAAAACCTCAGGATACGGGCAGAGGGTGAATAAATGAACCCTTCTGAGCCTGCAGGAATCTCTACAGTGACAATGACAAGAAAAGACTCTGGGAGAGGCTGACttggcagctgaggcacagagcagtgaaGCTGAAATCCAGGCTCTTGATTTAGAGCAGTAATGCAGTGCTGTCACTGCCTACAGGATGGCCCTCAGGCAATTGGAAACTCCTCTCCACTTGCCTGTACATGAATTATAGGGCAGACACGAGATGTTCTAAGTGTGTTTTAAAGACTTCTACTGCTTGCATGGCTTTAACTGCGCAGTAGAGACTCACATGTGAGCCCAAGTGGGGACTTGACTTAGCTCATGAGCAGCTTTAGCAGTGCCATCAGTTCCCAAGAGCCATTCGCTTCACCACAATTCTCTTGTCATTATCGAAGCCAGTACAGGACCATGACATGGAAGAACACTGAAACATAGGAGATTTAGAGCTGGGCAGCCTTGGTCCCTCAATGTGATGTAGTGAATTGTGAAAAACATGCTCTCAGAGTCTTCTATGGCATTCCAAGATGTAAGGACAAATTGATGAATAAGAGCTAAACCATAATATTTCCAAGTTTatagaaaattaattttaaaatggCCTTTTAGCAAACACTTTTCTCTCACTAGTAATGGTAAATTATATATTTagcagtgtctccccactccctgtttgctgcagagaggtaagcagagagctgacaagtgcccacctctcctctccttctacaGCAGGACAAACCTGCCATCCATACCTTGCATCACCCCTAACACGAGGGGAGTGTTTGCAAAGCCAGTCCCAGGACAGATGAAGTTAATCTATACCTTTGAGGTGCTTCTGAGTGTTGGACAGTTTATCAGCCACTCCCACAGTTGGCTTAGTTATCTGGCAAGGGTTGGTAGATGGGTTAAACTTCACTGGGCTCACCAGAGTGCAAGATAAGGCCTGCTTATTTTTCACATGTGATCACTTGTGCATGGGAGGTCTGACGAGGGAGGTGTTCATTAGCAACTTCTATTGTATCTACAGGTTCGAGCACCAGTGCAGTTTGAGCAGAGGTCACAAATAGCAAGAACTGTGTGCCAgctgagcaacatcttcctcagaccctcctgggggtggtctgaacatGACCCCatgtgtagtggttagcccactcccatttCCTGTCTAGGACCCCTATAAAACCAGAGGAACTTCCTATTGCTTTCTATCTTTgccctcccttcctgcctgaTAGCCTcacccttgttcc
It encodes the following:
- the LOC135181222 gene encoding UDP-glucuronosyltransferase 1A9-like; the encoded protein is MTWRLCCTWIFVLLLPGLSDGGKLLVVPMVGSHWLSMQKVVEKLSERGHEVVVIAPEVSWQMETTQAYTVKTHPVSLPLEEVDNAFRESLAAHLSDLPFPMNAIAMYRSSDRFFRIFFTQCRDLFSSKETLQYLNQSAFDAVLTDPVSMCGPILANYLSLPSVFFMRGFPCSLHYKATQCPSPLSYIPRLFSFNSDHMTFLQRVENALIDLLELEYCNSLYEDARKLSSEVLQRDVSLLDLLNSASIWLMRFDFVFEYVRPVMPNMVFIGGINCVQKKPLPKFPRPVMPNMVFIGGINCEQKQNLSQITKPTVGVADKLSNTQKHLKDGGKLLVVPMVGSHWLSMQKVVEKLSERGHEVVVLMPEVSWWMETTQAYTVKKYPSSLALKEVDDAFCESLATLLSDLPFPVNAIAMYRSSDHFFCALFTQCRDLFSSKETLQYLNPSALMLL